The region aaaaaaaaaaaaataatcattttttttttcatttttatgccttactatagccttaccttcgatttgtggtgtttgtctttttcatgccttactattgccttacctccattaaaaaaaataataatctaaatttttccatttttatgtctattcttacctcagaaaataaataattttttctccatttttatgccttactagtCTTACtttagaaaaaagaaagtttcattttaatgccttactatacaGCTTcatgtcagaaataaaattacaaaaatatttatttcatgcctaactatagccttaagaaaaaaatctaaattcttcCGTAATTATGCctttcatcagaatttttttttctcctttttatgCCTCATTACTGTATAGCCTATTTTTTTCCGTATTTTTTGCTTTACCTCAGATAAAAATCCACCATTtctccatttttatgccttactagccgtactttagaaaaaaatccatttttatgccttactatacagctttgtcagaattttttttataaaaacgaaaattttatgcctaactatagccttccctcagaaaaatcaaaaattttccatttttatgccttacctcagaaaaaattatttttttccttcgtataccttactatagccttacttcagaATAGAATCCacaatttttccattttgatgccttactTTTGCCTtgcttcagaaaaaaaaagttttttttttattttttcccactttttatgccttgctgtagccttaccttagtaaaaaaaaataataatttaatgccTTACCTCAGACAGTGAATCCAAGTGAACTTACCCAAACTGCTGAGTCAGCTTTAGACCATGTGACGATCATAATGTCTCCTACTGACcgtctgtgtgtctgttcctGTCTGTGGTTTGTTATATGTGCTCTGTTTGTCTCCCAGGGGACAGACACACGTCCCTGTGATCATTACCTGTGATCGTTAATGTGATTAGAGGAAATCCTCTAAGGAAACATCTAACATCTGCTGAGGGACACCATCACCCTCACAACAACAACGGGAGCTTTATTAATTAaagtcatcattattattatcgttatataattattatcattatagatcACATCCATCACCATCATGTGTGGACCACTcctgtttgtgattggtcaatgactccaacattttatttggcacagtttgaaatacaatgaaacataataataataatataataataataataataataattagaagaagaagaaagaagaagaagaagaagaagagaagagaagaagaagaaagaaaagaagagaagagaagagaagaagaagaagaagaagaagaagaagaagagaagaagaagaagaagaagaagaagaagaagaagacacttcccagccaccgtacatttcagtttgtgtttgtttgaaggaaacaattaaaacaacatcattattattaccttagtattagtttttatttattaaaaaaaatgacatcagagttacactgtgtgtgtgtgtgtgtgtgtgtgtgtgtgtgtgtgcgtgtgtgtgcacatgtatTGACATGTATTGACCAATCAGGCTTGTCTGATATTTGGGGTTGTTAGTAGTTAGCATGTATGTATGGGGGTCAAAGGTCTGAGGTCAGTGGTCAGTGGGCCCCTGAGGATGCTGAGAGgaggggtcagaggtcatgtCTATCATGAGATGTCAGAGGTCACATGTCTATAAtgagaggtcagaggtcacatgtCTATAAtgaaaggtcagaggtcaaatgTCTAATgaggggtcagaggtcacatgACTATAATGAGAGGTCAGAGGTTGGAGGTCACATGTCTATAATgaggggtcagaggtcacatgACTATAATCAGAGGTCACATGACTATAATgaggggtcagaggtcagtgGGCCCTTCAAGATGCTGAGCAGCTGTATCTGTATCTCGGGGGTCCTGATGCCGTAGAGGAGGGGGCTGATGCAGCTGGGGATCAGCAGGTACATGGTGCTGAAGAAGAGGAggcaggggggggggggggcaggtgCTGCCCACGCGGTAAGACAGCAGCGCTACTAGCGTGACGCTAAGGCTAACCACGAGGACAAGCAGGTGGGTCACACACGTGTGTACCGCTTTGTCTCTGGACTTCCCCGAACGCAGCACGGAGCAGAAGATGACCACGTAGGACAGGACAATGAAGACGAAGTCAAAGACGGCGATGAAGATCAGCGCCATGAGGCCGGCCAGGCTGTTGGCGGCCGTGCTCCCGCAGGCCAGCCCACCACGGCCATGTGCTCACAGAAGCAGTGTGGGATGAGGTGTGAGCAGAAGGTAAGGCGTGACGCTAGGACCACGAACTGAGTGATCATCAGCAGGTTCTTCATCGCCAGCGGCAACAGGAACAACAGGAAACGAGGAAGCGCCATCAGCTGCAGGTATCTCAGCGGCCTGCAGATGGCGTAATAGCGGTCCACAGCCATCCACAGCAGGAACGTGCACTGGAAGGACCCCACGAAGTGGATCAGGTGCATCTGCAGcaggcagccaatcagagagatCCCCCGCCAGTCCAACAGGAAGCTGAGCAGCATGTGAGGGACGAAGAACAGCGGCACCAGCAGGTTGACCCCCGCCATGCCTGCCATCAGCACGTACATGGGCGAGTGCAGGCTAGGGCGGGAGCTCACCACGTACAGCAGAGCGCCGTTAGCTAGCAGCGCTACTAGCAACAGGACCGCGTACGGCAGGAAGAGGCGGGCGTAGAGAGCCGAGCTCATCAAAACCATTCAGTAGGAAATACCCATGGAATGTTCCATTCATCATGTCTGATCAACCCAGAGACACAGAAAAGATTAATaattattactaataataataacaataacaacaacaacaacaataataataataataatagaaataatagtaatattaataataataaaattgatAGTATTGATAATtactaataatataataataataatatttttattattatattatagtatatataatatatattattatatatagtaataataataataaataataatgataataacaataataataataaataaataataatgataataatagtttattattattattattattattattattattattattattatggttatattttaaaagataataataataatcttcctATCAGGTCGAGATGTATGGAGGACGAGGAGTGCCAcaattaaatcaataaatacaccGTGCATTGATTCATTAAAAGTGTCCATTAAATGCATCAATAATTAATGAAATGTGTCAATAATTAATGAAAtccattttacatttcattttcattctgaaAATTGTGAAGtatgaatattttattatttatttattttatgctcTGATGTTGCAGCACTTTATGAATAAATTTTATCTGTCAAACTCGCTTGTCACAGTCTGTGGGGGCGGGGTTAACATCAATCCATCCAAATCCATTGCTTTGGTCTTCACTCTTTCCAATCATGGCTACGACAATGAATGATGTGCAGGAACTTTCTGGGGAGTTGGTGAGAGATGTTAGAcctgctgagaatgtagaagCTTTATTATAGAACAGACTGTATATGTTGACTAGCTCTGCCTCAATCCATTATCAGGGATCAATTTAGCTTGACTTGATGAGCAGGTAATCAATCAAGTGTTAGGACACGCCCCCCACAGACTTTAGCGAGTTTGAcagatttaattaattaactgCAACAGCagaccatgaaataaataaataaatacactttacatacttttcagaatgaaaatgaaatgtaaaatgaatttaattaataattgtCACATTTCATTAATTACTGACACTTCAAATTGATTAATgaacagtgtatttatttatttaagtgtgcCACACCTTGTCCTCTATAGAGATGTTTTATTTCTCCTGATTTAAAGTTCATTTCTACAGCTTTGCtcacattaaacattaaacgtgtttaatgtttaaatacAGTTTGTTCTCTGGTTCTAACATGGCTGTAGATAACATCATTAACCATTAATATACAAAGTAAATAAGATCAACCTTATGTGTCATTATTTCTTCTACAGTACAACTCCATCCATTTCAATGCTTTCATTAGGATTTACAGAATCAAAGGCTCCACAATCAGGACTAGATGTTCTATTAAAGAGCAAACTGCTGAGTCAGCTAAAGTGTTTCATGAACCCAAACTTCATAAGAAATAATTTAAGTTCACAGTTAACTGTCTGTGTGACTTTAGCAGGAAAATACTGATAGTTTACTGTGGTTTTATCACCTGAGTCAAACACTAGAAATACTACTGATCattacagataataataataataataataataataataataataataataataataataataataataataataataataataataaaacaactggACCTCAGTCTGTTCTACAcgttatttattcagttagttagttgttcagttttttatttagttagttagttattcAGTTAGTTATTCAgttatttagttagttagttagttagttagttagttagttagttagttattcAGTTAGttattcagttatttatttatttatttagttagttattcagttatttagttagttagttagttagttagttagttagttattcagttatttagttagttagttagttagttattcagttatttatttatttagttagttattcagttatttatttatttagttagttagttattcagttatttagttagttagttagttattcAGTTATTCAGTTAATTAGTTAGTTAATTTAGTTAGTTTATTTGGTGTCCTGACCCTGTGTTGATTGGATCCACTCATAATGTTTAAACATGTGACTACAGAGACTCTGATGGACTCAGTTCTTCTTCTGACTCAGTGAATGTAAAGTGATGACTCGGCGTTACCTTCAAACCAGGAGCAGGCAGAGCTGGCCCACAGTAAGCATGTTGATCTGAAGGAAAGGCTCAGCTCAACACCAGGTACAGTAAACACAGCTCATTTATCATTGATTAGAAGGTAGATTGATCACAAGTGATCATGACCACTAAAGCTGTTCCTGGTCTGAAGGTGTGTTCAAGAGTTTACCTGCAGCTCTCCTTCAGTCTGTCACCGTCAAACCTTCATCCGCTGCTCTCTgaggagaacctgcaacctcCTCTCCTTTAATGCTCTCCTAACacattctgattggctgacaggACCAGAAGGAGGAGCTTCAGGGTCTGTCCTCACATGGTCAACTTCACATGTGAAAAGAGTTTGATATTAGTTAATATTTATAAACAAACTCAGCTTTAACATCACacaacacacattaacacacatgaTGAATGCACtataacacacaataacacattaTAACGCACATTAACACactataaacacacaataacataataacacactaaacacactataacacactataatacacaataacacactataacacactataatacacaataacacactaTAACATATTAACACACTataatacacaataacacactataacacaataacatacaataagacacaatatgacaaaaataacacactATAACCCACAATAACACTCTataatacacaataacacactataacacacaataacacactatAATACACAATAACACTATAACAATTAACACACTataatacacaataacacactataacacaatAACATACAATATGACCACACaataacactataacacactataatacacaataacacactataacattacaataaGACACAATATGACACGTAataacacactataacacacaataAGACATGATACATCGGGTCCTCAAGGTCTGGATTCCTGAGAtctttagatgtgtccctgctcaacacacctggttgaaaccaatgtgttgtcatcaagctctgcagaagctttATAACGAGCCactcatttgattcaggtgtgttggagcagggacacatctaaaagtctcaggaatttCGGCCCTTGAGGACTGGAGTGCACACCTCTTCTCCAGCACACACATTAACTACTACTTGCAGCTATTTGTGGGTGTGCATGTGGTGAGATGATTAGCTTCATGTTTCCTGGTCCTGGACCTCCTCGTTCTTCCACCAGGTTCTTTAGCCCTTGTTGGGTTCATTCAGAGGGCCACCATGGCTCAGTTGGTAGAgtggtcgtcttctgattgagatgTTTGGGGGTTCAGTCTATCTGTCTCTGTGACAacatgtccttgggcaagacactgattCCTAAGTgtctcccagtggtcgactaatGCCtagcatggcagctcagtcctattggtgtgtgaatgagctgattttGTAAAGCGTTTTTGAGACTACTCAGTGcaggataaagcgctatataaatcaagtccatttaccatttaccatcttCTTCATGATGTTTAGTCTGACCTACTGATTGACCTCCTGCTGAGTGGAGGTCCAGGTGATAAAATGCTTGAGTCGGAGCAGACGTTGGTTGGGTCTTCTGTTGTGCGCTCAGCTGCAGACTTTAACCTCTGGgtcatatttgtgttttataaaaGTTGTTTGGTGAACATCTTTAATGTTGTGTAGATCTATATGTCCTCAGTGTGGTTTTAGTAAACATCAGAGTTCAATCAGTGTTGAAGTGGTAAACATCATCACAGACGGTcaaacatattgtgcagctcttTTTAAAGGACTAGTGGCCGATCCAGTGAGATCTGAGGAGGGTCCTGCAGTATTCTGACATGCAGACATAGTTCACCTGTATCCTCAGCACCTGGAAAAACACCTGGAACATCTGGGTGTTGATTCACCTACTGTCAACTCCACAAGACCGAAGTAAAAACTGTCAGGAACACCTGAGTTGGAAACTCACAAACAGCAAAGGAATGATCTTGTAAGCTTTCCAGAAAGATGTGAGCTTTTCTTGTCAGAAGACTTTGATATTATGGTGATGCTGTTTTCCTGGAAAAGCTGCTATGATGAATGTTAATTCAATTTTATAAGGACCCTTCTATGGGGGGTGCTTTGACCAGGCTATTCAAATAACTCTACTTCAGTTTGTGGCTAAGCTTGAACACGGAAGTGAAACATCAAAGGCTCAACTGAGGTTTTGGTACATCAAAGACAGCTGCTACGCAAGGTACAAAAGAAGGCGCACTAAGTCTCCGACACTCCAAAGACAGAGAGATGCTGTTCCCTGTTTACATGGGGCTGTCCATCCACACAAAGACCGGAGAAGAGAAAGTTAGGGGGGGTGAAACGACCCCTGCATCAGCACTTCATATGTAATGGAGATATCTGCACAGCTATCACCACATCAACCATGGACAACATAGGCCACAATCCCACTACAACGACAGTGACCACTTCTTTCTATGGAACCAGTTGTCTCTGTTTTCAAACTCCCAACCAAAGGAGACAAAGGTGAAGAGAATTGGATGGATAAAGTTGGAGAGGAGAAAGTGATATAGTTTCAGAGAACTTCCAGATTTCTTCACCAATGTCAGGCCTGCCTTCTGCCAAAGAAGAACCCTCGACAGCTGTCGTTTGAGACCACAGCTGGAGGAGGTATGATGACTGATGGTCCAGTGAATGTGACCCTGGTCAACCCACCATGAATCACAGAAAAGAGGAACGCCATTTGAGGTCAGCATTACATCATGTTTGCCTTTACTGAGAGATCACGCCCACTTGGTTTGCTACAGTCAAGCATTTGATAACAAGGACAAGGTGATATGGCATTTCTAAACCCTGGTCGGTTGCCAATCATTACTGCTGACCAGCCAATATATGCAGTAGCCAAACAGTTCCAGTGGCACTGACCTGAAATCTACGGTGAGGATAAGTTCTTCCTAATGTTCAGTTTCCATATTGAGATGGAAATATACTCCAGGATAGTGATTGGACAGGAGCCCTCTCGGAGGCAGAGATGGTATCTCCTGCACCAAGCAGATTCATATCTCATAGCTTTGAGTATCACTAGGACACGGCAGACGTCACCAGATAACAGTGTGCAGTCTGTACAAGCTTCTGAAAGCAGCTTGAAAAagacagatgaacaacccaaaaAGGTGCTGAGTTTCAAAGGTTATCTTGAGCATCGCAAACTGTAAAGGCCTCAGTTTATTTTTGGGTATATGTAGCTGTAAGAGAACTAGTGATCCTCTTATTGATCTGATCATTTAAGGAAGCCAACTCACTGGCTGAGATGATACCAGACTTCTTTATCAACAACAAAGTAAACTATGTACGGTGGCTTCCAGTCCACAACAGAGAATTGGTGACCCTAAAACACAAGCATCCTCCGGAGTTTAAGGAGTTCCAGGGTGGAAACTTTGTTCTACACATATGGAGCCGACAGTTCACAGCAGTGGCTATTGACCAAGCTCACAAGGAGGACAACAAGGGTGTGATCACTGTGACTGAAGGCCCATCAGCACTGAAAAGATGGATGATAGCGGGTCCTGAAGTCAGAGGGTACTGAACAGACCACAAGGAGACAGAACGAACACAAAGTGTATTCCTCGAGAAAGTTGAAAAGCTCTCACAAGGCATGTACAATATGGTCAATCCTTTCCAGAGTAAGGACCTGTTTTCACTTGATACAGAGGATGTTGCTCTCCAAACtagaaagaaagtaaaaaaggtctgtttCCAGGAGTTTATGAACAGATTATAAAGGAAGAAGAATCTAAATTCCATGAACCAATCAAGAAGAGAATGGGCTTCTTCCGACAGGTACCAGCATCTGTTGACTCTTCAAAGCAAAGTATTGAATGCAGACTTTCTACTGTTCTCACAGCTCTTCATAACTTTCCACAGCAGACCATGTGAGTTGAAGGAGTTGTTCCGTCATGAGAACAGTCACATCTTGCTGCGCTCAGTGATGGTGGAAAGTCCCCAACTTTTAGAAATCCCACCTCACAACCATTCTGGAGAGGCAGGTTCCAAAGCCTGAGGCAGAGCCAGATACCCACACCATTCCTACAGAGGTACAATAAATGTTGTTCAAAGATGTCCTTCCTACGATACAAGCATAAACTACCACGTTCAAGACAAACGCACGGTGTGTTTGATGTCTACCAGCCATCTAGGACGTGGGGGTGACAAAGGAGGCAGAACCCCGGCCAAAAATTAGCCAAACTTCAACAAAGCTGAGATGATAGGATCACAGTTATAGTAGCTAGTTAGTTACAGTAAAGTTAGTTTAGTTACAGTAAAGGTAGTTTAGTTACAGTGAAGTTAATATAGTTACAGTAAAGGTAGTGGTAGTTACAGTGAAGTTAGTTTAGCTACAGTAAAGGTAGTTTGGTTACAGCAAAGctagtttaaaatcctcctgttagcatacaagctctacatgatcaagcttcTGTATATGTTAAAGACCTATTAGTGCTCTATCGTCCGGGCAGATCACTccactctcagtttgctggcgttctggaagttcctaacatgtctagaagtagaacaggaggaagagctttcagctaTTAGGCCCTTCGTCTTTGAAACCAGCTTCCAGTCTCAGTACGGgaggctcaactagtctgggacactctgatgttctatctctctatcctgttctgttggtccttctgtccactaaccccaaccagtcgacgcagatggctgccacctctgaacttgGTTCTAACGGcgatttcttccttttaaagggAGTTGTGTCTTCTCACTGTCGCTAAAcgcttgttcatgtgaatcttgttgggtttttttctttgttattatgaatattaGATTTGTGCATTGAGATTtactgttgtaaattgcactatacaaataaagttgcatTTATTGAATTAAAGTTAGTTTTAGTTACAGTAAGTTAATTAGTTACAGTAAGTTCGTTTAGTTATAGTAAAGGTAGTTTAGTTACAGTAAAGTTAGTTTAGTTACAGTAAAGGTAGTTTAGTTACAGTAGGTAGTTTAGTACAGTAAAGGTAGTTTTGTTACAGTAAAGGTAGGTTAGTTAGAGTAAAGGTAGTTTAGTTACAGTAAGATAGTTTAGTTACAGTAATGGTAGTTTAGTTAGAGTAAAGGTAGGTTCGTTAGAGTCAAGGTAGTTTAGTTACAGTGAAGtctgtttatttagtttagttacAGTAACGTTAATTAGTT is a window of Gouania willdenowi chromosome 13, fGouWil2.1, whole genome shotgun sequence DNA encoding:
- the LOC114474552 gene encoding LOW QUALITY PROTEIN: olfactory receptor 52N2-like (The sequence of the model RefSeq protein was modified relative to this genomic sequence to represent the inferred CDS: inserted 3 bases in 2 codons; deleted 1 base in 1 codon) translates to MMNGTFHGYFLLNGFDELGSLRPXLFLPYAVLLLVALLANGALLYVVSSRPSLHSPMYVLMAGMAGVNLLVPLFFVPHMLLSFLLDWRGISLIGCLLQMHLIHFVGSFQCTFLLWMAVDRYYAICRPLRYLQLMALPRFLLFLLPLAMKNLLMITQFVVLASRLTFCSHLIPHCFCEHMAVVXLACGSTAANSLAGLMALIFIAVFDFVFIVLSYVVIFCSVLRSGKSRDKAVHTCVTHLLVLVVSLSVTLVALLSYRVGSTCPPPPCLLFFSTMYLLIPSCISPLLYGIRTPEIQIQLLSILKGPLTSDPSL